From Xyrauchen texanus isolate HMW12.3.18 chromosome 9, RBS_HiC_50CHRs, whole genome shotgun sequence, the proteins below share one genomic window:
- the c1ql4l gene encoding complement component 1, q subcomponent-like 4 like isoform X2, whose amino-acid sequence MMLMFQMVLLLCVGGSVAQDVLSPIVNIIEELEKLKNMEERIKALEETMNKVVSENEDKKIAFSAALLASGSGQTGPFDTSKTLTYKKVFSNIGDAYDSNTGIFTAPVKGVYYFRFYAHSHDGRTSAVSLFKNSQNQCAVHTSKPTTNGNASNGIVLTLEKDDQVYTQLWEKTWVYDDANSYTSFSGFILFTL is encoded by the exons ATGATGTTGATGTTTCAAATGGTATTACTGCTCTGTGTTGGGGGCTCAGTGGCACAAGATGTTTTGTCACCAATTGTGAACATTATTGAAGAGCTGGAGAAACTTAAGAACATGGAGGAAAGGATAAAAGCCTTAGAAGAAACAATGAACAAAGTAGTGAGTGAGAATGAAG ACAAAAAGATTGCCTTTTCAGCAGCACTGTTAGCATCGGGATCAGGGCAAACTGGACCCTTTGATACTTCAAAAACTCTGACCTACAAAAAAGTCTTCAGTAATATTGGAGATGCCTATGACTCAAACACTG GTATTTTCACAGCACCAGTAAAAGGAGTGTACTACTTCAGATTTTATGCTCATAGTCACGATGGAAGAACATCAGCAGTCTCCCTCTTTAAGAACAGTCAAAACCAATGCGCTGTCCACACTTCGAAGCCTACTACCAATGGTAATGCCAGCAATGGCATTGTTCTCACACTGGAAAAAGATGATCAAGTTTATACACAACTGTGGGAGAAGACTTGGGTTTATGATGATGCCAATAGCTACACTAGCTTCAGCGGTTTTATACTTTTCACCTTGTAA
- the c1ql4l gene encoding complement component 1, q subcomponent-like 4 like isoform X1, producing the protein MMLMFQMVLLLCVGGSVAQDVLSPIVNIIEELEKLKNMEERIKALEETMNKVVSENEDKKIAFSAALLASGSGQTGPFDTSKTLTYKKVFSNIGDAYDSNTGIFTAPVKGVYYFRFYAHNHAGRTSAVSLFKNSQTQCAVHTSKPTTNGNASNGIVLTLEKDDQVYTQLWEKTWVYDDANSYTSFSGFILFTL; encoded by the exons ATGATGTTGATGTTTCAAATGGTATTACTGCTCTGTGTTGGGGGCTCAGTGGCACAAGATGTTTTGTCACCAATTGTGAACATTATTGAAGAGCTGGAGAAACTTAAGAACATGGAGGAAAGGATAAAAGCCTTAGAAGAAACAATGAACAAAGTAGTGAGTGAGAATGAAG ACAAAAAGATTGCCTTTTCAGCAGCACTGTTAGCATCGGGATCAGGGCAAACTGGACCCTTTGATACTTCAAAAACTCTGACCTACAAAAAAGTCTTCAGTAATATTGGAGATGCCTATGACTCAAACACTG GTATTTTCACAGCACCAGTAAAAGGAGTGTACTACTTCAGATTTTATGCTCATAATCACGCTGGAAGAACATCAGCAGTCTCCCTCTTTAAGAACAGTCAAACCCAATGCGCTGTCCACACTTCGAAGCCTACTACCAATGGTAATGCCAGCAATGGCATTGTTCTCACACTGGAAAAAGATGATCAAGTTTATACACAACTGTGGGAGAAGACTTGGGTTTATGATGATGCCAATAGCTACACTAGCTTCAGCGGTTTTATACTTTTCACCTTGTAA
- the LOC127649201 gene encoding heterogeneous nuclear ribonucleoprotein C-like isoform X1 → MDHSPSTSQLMAGNVTNKNDPRSLNSRVFIGNLNTMLVTKADVEAIFSKYGKIVGCSVHKGYAFVQYANERNARAAVAAEDGRMIVGQVLDINLAAEPKPHRSKTTKRSAGDMYSSSSFELDYDFQRDYYDRMYSYPSRVPPPPPPPLSRAVIPSKRPRVSISGGTSRRTKSNFPSSSKSSQRSTSRALKADDLQTIKRELAQIKHKVDYLLESLDRMEKDHNKKSEGKNVKREVGEASSLQHSNKKDRAREEQETNDSEEGDLLEEEVKSQGGENEEEEGEHEEEGEHEEGEDDGDSVNGDDA, encoded by the exons TCATTCACCCAGCACTAGTCAGCTGATGGCCGGCAACgtgacaaataaaaatgacccACGCTCGCTGAACTCGAGGGTGTTCATCGGAAATCTAAACACTATGCTGGTCACCAAAGCTGATGTTGAAGCCATTTTTAGCAAATATGGCAAGATTGTGGGCTGCTCTGTGCATAAGGGCTATGCCTTTGTCCAGTACGCCAATGAAAGGAACGCTCGGGCTGCCGTGGCAGCAGAAGATGGCCGGATGATCGTAGGACAGGTGCTTG ATATTAATCTGGCTGCAGAGCCCAAACCTCACAGGTCAAAAACAACAAAGCGATCAGCCGGAGATATGTACAG TAGTTCTTCTTTTGAGCTGGATTATGATTTCCAGAGAGATTACTATGACAG AATGTATTCATACCCATCCCGTGTACCCCCGCCACCCCCTCCTCCTCTCTCACGGGCTGTGATCCCTTCCAAGCGTCCACGAGTCAGTATAAGTGGAGGAACCAGCCGCCGCACAAAGTCCAACTTCCCCTCTTCGTCTAAAAGCAGCCAGCGGTCCACCTCTCGAGCTT tgaAAGCTGATGACCTCCAAACTATTAAGAGAGAGCTtgctcaaataaaacacaaggTTGACTATCTTCTGGAGAGTCTGGACCGGATGGAGAAAGATCACAACAAGAAATCAG AGGGAAAGAATGTGAAACGAGAAGTGGGTGAAGCTTCCTCCCTGCAGCATTCCAACAAGAAGGACAGAGCGAGGGAAGAGCAAGAGACAAATGATTCTGAGGAAGGAGATCTGTTGGAAGAAGAG GTTAAAAGCCAGGGAGGTGAGAATGAAGAGGAGGAAGGAGAACATGAGGAAGAAGGTGAACACGAGGAAGGGGAGGATGATGGTGACAGCGTCAATGGCGATGATGCATAG
- the LOC127649201 gene encoding heterogeneous nuclear ribonucleoprotein C-like isoform X3 translates to MAGNVTNKNDPRSLNSRVFIGNLNTMLVTKADVEAIFSKYGKIVGCSVHKGYAFVQYANERNARAAVAAEDGRMIVGQVLDINLAAEPKPHRSKTTKRSAGDMYSSSSFELDYDFQRDYYDRMYSYPSRVPPPPPPPLSRAVIPSKRPRVSISGGTSRRTKSNFPSSSKSSQRSTSRALKADDLQTIKRELAQIKHKVDYLLESLDRMEKDHNKKSEGKNVKREVGEASSLQHSNKKDRAREEQETNDSEEGDLLEEEVKSQGGENEEEEGEHEEEGEHEEGEDDGDSVNGDDA, encoded by the exons ATGGCCGGCAACgtgacaaataaaaatgacccACGCTCGCTGAACTCGAGGGTGTTCATCGGAAATCTAAACACTATGCTGGTCACCAAAGCTGATGTTGAAGCCATTTTTAGCAAATATGGCAAGATTGTGGGCTGCTCTGTGCATAAGGGCTATGCCTTTGTCCAGTACGCCAATGAAAGGAACGCTCGGGCTGCCGTGGCAGCAGAAGATGGCCGGATGATCGTAGGACAGGTGCTTG ATATTAATCTGGCTGCAGAGCCCAAACCTCACAGGTCAAAAACAACAAAGCGATCAGCCGGAGATATGTACAG TAGTTCTTCTTTTGAGCTGGATTATGATTTCCAGAGAGATTACTATGACAG AATGTATTCATACCCATCCCGTGTACCCCCGCCACCCCCTCCTCCTCTCTCACGGGCTGTGATCCCTTCCAAGCGTCCACGAGTCAGTATAAGTGGAGGAACCAGCCGCCGCACAAAGTCCAACTTCCCCTCTTCGTCTAAAAGCAGCCAGCGGTCCACCTCTCGAGCTT tgaAAGCTGATGACCTCCAAACTATTAAGAGAGAGCTtgctcaaataaaacacaaggTTGACTATCTTCTGGAGAGTCTGGACCGGATGGAGAAAGATCACAACAAGAAATCAG AGGGAAAGAATGTGAAACGAGAAGTGGGTGAAGCTTCCTCCCTGCAGCATTCCAACAAGAAGGACAGAGCGAGGGAAGAGCAAGAGACAAATGATTCTGAGGAAGGAGATCTGTTGGAAGAAGAG GTTAAAAGCCAGGGAGGTGAGAATGAAGAGGAGGAAGGAGAACATGAGGAAGAAGGTGAACACGAGGAAGGGGAGGATGATGGTGACAGCGTCAATGGCGATGATGCATAG
- the LOC127649201 gene encoding heterogeneous nuclear ribonucleoprotein C-like isoform X2 has protein sequence MDHSPSTSQLMAGNVTNKNDPRSLNSRVFIGNLNTMLVTKADVEAIFSKYGKIVGCSVHKGYAFVQYANERNARAAVAAEDGRMIVGQVLDINLAAEPKPHRSKTTKRSAGDMYSSSFELDYDFQRDYYDRMYSYPSRVPPPPPPPLSRAVIPSKRPRVSISGGTSRRTKSNFPSSSKSSQRSTSRALKADDLQTIKRELAQIKHKVDYLLESLDRMEKDHNKKSEGKNVKREVGEASSLQHSNKKDRAREEQETNDSEEGDLLEEEVKSQGGENEEEEGEHEEEGEHEEGEDDGDSVNGDDA, from the exons TCATTCACCCAGCACTAGTCAGCTGATGGCCGGCAACgtgacaaataaaaatgacccACGCTCGCTGAACTCGAGGGTGTTCATCGGAAATCTAAACACTATGCTGGTCACCAAAGCTGATGTTGAAGCCATTTTTAGCAAATATGGCAAGATTGTGGGCTGCTCTGTGCATAAGGGCTATGCCTTTGTCCAGTACGCCAATGAAAGGAACGCTCGGGCTGCCGTGGCAGCAGAAGATGGCCGGATGATCGTAGGACAGGTGCTTG ATATTAATCTGGCTGCAGAGCCCAAACCTCACAGGTCAAAAACAACAAAGCGATCAGCCGGAGATATGTACAG TTCTTCTTTTGAGCTGGATTATGATTTCCAGAGAGATTACTATGACAG AATGTATTCATACCCATCCCGTGTACCCCCGCCACCCCCTCCTCCTCTCTCACGGGCTGTGATCCCTTCCAAGCGTCCACGAGTCAGTATAAGTGGAGGAACCAGCCGCCGCACAAAGTCCAACTTCCCCTCTTCGTCTAAAAGCAGCCAGCGGTCCACCTCTCGAGCTT tgaAAGCTGATGACCTCCAAACTATTAAGAGAGAGCTtgctcaaataaaacacaaggTTGACTATCTTCTGGAGAGTCTGGACCGGATGGAGAAAGATCACAACAAGAAATCAG AGGGAAAGAATGTGAAACGAGAAGTGGGTGAAGCTTCCTCCCTGCAGCATTCCAACAAGAAGGACAGAGCGAGGGAAGAGCAAGAGACAAATGATTCTGAGGAAGGAGATCTGTTGGAAGAAGAG GTTAAAAGCCAGGGAGGTGAGAATGAAGAGGAGGAAGGAGAACATGAGGAAGAAGGTGAACACGAGGAAGGGGAGGATGATGGTGACAGCGTCAATGGCGATGATGCATAG